The following coding sequences are from one Eucalyptus grandis isolate ANBG69807.140 chromosome 11, ASM1654582v1, whole genome shotgun sequence window:
- the LOC120289943 gene encoding pentatricopeptide repeat-containing protein At5g02830, chloroplastic-like → MRPEPQLRALADLASGLAGDARLDDFATVADQVVASGAEVSLFVAELDVELVGKGGIAPAKVVDGAAMDLLGKECERLMDCGDAKSLVQVMEILAGFKFPVRELAKPANVIRVLIDQRSPNLAIRYACIFPHAQILFCTIIHEFGKKGIWYLH, encoded by the exons ATGCGACCCGAGCCCCAGCTCCGCGCCCTCGCGGACCTCGCCTCCGGGCTCGCCGGCGATGCCCGCCTCGACGACTTCGCCACCGTGGCGGATCAGGTGGTCGCCTCCGGCGCCGAGGTCTCGCTGTTCGTCGCGGAGCTGGACGTCGAGCTCGTGGGGAAGGG GGGGATTGCACCGGCAAAGGTCGTTGACGGCGCGGCAATGGATTTGCTGGGAAAGGAGTGTGAGCGGTTGATGGACTGCGGCGATGCGAAGTCATTGGTTCAGGTGATGGAGATTCTCGCAG GTTTCAAATTTCCAGTCAGAGAGCTAGCGAAACCTGCTAATGTAATAAGAGTGTTAATTGATCAACGGAGTCCGAATTTGGCCATTAG ATATGCATGCATCTTTCCACATGCACAAATATTGTTCTGCACTATCATACACGAATTTGGGAAGAAAGGGATCTGGTATCTGCATTGA